Proteins encoded together in one Mannheimia haemolytica window:
- the pgsA gene encoding CDP-diacylglycerol--glycerol-3-phosphate 3-phosphatidyltransferase: MFLFIDEFAMKLNFPTYLTLFRVGLIPLFIVAFYLPTKYAPEISTLIFFIASITDAFDGYLARKWNQTTRLGAFLDPVADKVLVAVAFVCVAEYYHTWWITIPICIMIAREIIISALREWMAELGERASVAVSIWGKVKTTAQMLALGGMLWRQSQLMEILAFILLYIAVGLTIWSMMQYLNASKNSLFKS, translated from the coding sequence ATGTTCCTTTTCATCGATGAATTCGCTATGAAGCTCAATTTCCCAACTTATTTAACCTTATTTCGGGTAGGATTAATCCCACTTTTTATTGTGGCTTTTTATCTGCCGACAAAATATGCGCCTGAAATTTCAACACTTATTTTTTTTATTGCATCGATTACGGATGCCTTTGACGGCTATTTAGCACGCAAATGGAATCAAACTACCCGACTTGGTGCCTTTTTAGATCCTGTTGCCGATAAAGTATTAGTTGCTGTGGCTTTTGTCTGCGTGGCGGAGTATTACCATACTTGGTGGATTACTATTCCAATCTGCATTATGATTGCCCGTGAAATTATTATTTCGGCTTTGCGTGAATGGATGGCGGAGCTTGGGGAAAGGGCCAGTGTTGCCGTTTCGATTTGGGGGAAAGTAAAAACGACTGCTCAAATGCTCGCATTAGGCGGAATGTTATGGAGACAGAGCCAACTAATGGAGATTTTAGCCTTTATTCTGCTTTATATTGCAGTGGGTTTAACGATCTGGTCTATGATGCAGTATTTAAATGCTTCAAAGAATAGTCTATTTAAGTCATAA
- the yccA gene encoding Modulator of FtsH protease YccA: MENRLAHSYSTGESLISTHKVLRNTYMLLAMTLTFSAVVAFVAMQMNAPAMPWWGLLVGFYGLLFLTNATSNSSAGILSVFALTGFLGYTLGPILNRYIGAGLGDIVALAFGATALVFFACSAYVLTTKKDMSFISGMMVALFVVLLVGIIANIFLAIPALSLALSSLFVIFSSGAILLATSNIIHGGETNYIRATVDLYVSIYNLFVSFLQIFGVLGSDD, encoded by the coding sequence ATGGAAAATCGTTTAGCTCACAGCTATTCAACCGGCGAATCACTAATTAGCACCCACAAAGTGCTTCGCAATACCTATATGTTATTGGCAATGACGCTGACTTTCTCCGCAGTTGTTGCTTTTGTTGCAATGCAAATGAACGCACCAGCTATGCCGTGGTGGGGATTATTGGTCGGCTTTTACGGCTTACTTTTCTTAACCAATGCCACCTCAAATAGCAGTGCAGGTATCTTAAGCGTATTTGCTTTAACCGGCTTCTTAGGTTACACCTTAGGCCCGATTTTAAACCGTTACATCGGTGCGGGTTTAGGGGACATTGTCGCCCTTGCATTCGGTGCAACCGCATTGGTTTTCTTCGCTTGCTCTGCTTATGTGTTAACCACCAAAAAAGATATGAGCTTTATCAGCGGAATGATGGTTGCCCTGTTTGTGGTATTATTAGTCGGTATTATTGCCAATATATTCTTAGCAATTCCGGCATTAAGTTTAGCCCTAAGCAGCTTGTTTGTCATTTTCTCAAGCGGTGCGATTTTACTGGCAACCAGCAACATTATTCACGGTGGCGAAACCAACTACATTCGTGCAACCGTTGATTTATATGTGTCTATCTACAACCTATTTGTAAGCTTCTTACAAATCTTCGGTGTGCTAGGTAGTGACGACTAG
- the tusE gene encoding Sulfurtransferase TusE, whose amino-acid sequence MWHFYLMTIELNNIQYPTDASGYLTNLNDWSVELAEKIAEKEQISLTAEHWEIIYLVRDFYQEYKTSPAIRMLVKTMAQKFGEEKGNSRYLQRLFPDGPAKQATKIAGLPKPAKCL is encoded by the coding sequence ATGTGGCATTTTTATTTGATGACGATTGAATTAAATAATATCCAATACCCAACCGATGCTTCAGGCTATTTAACTAATTTAAATGATTGGTCTGTAGAATTAGCAGAAAAAATCGCCGAAAAAGAGCAAATTAGCTTAACCGCAGAACATTGGGAAATTATTTATCTGGTGCGGGATTTCTACCAAGAATACAAAACTTCACCAGCAATTCGAATGCTGGTAAAGACAATGGCACAAAAATTCGGTGAAGAAAAAGGCAACAGCCGTTATTTACAACGCTTGTTTCCTGATGGTCCTGCAAAACAAGCCACTAAAATTGCAGGTCTGCCAAAACCGGCAAAATGCTTGTAA
- the ilvD gene encoding Dihydroxy-acid dehydratase has protein sequence MPILRSATSTQGRNMAGARALWRATGMKENDFGKPIIAVVNSFTQFVPGHVHLKDMGQLVAAEIEKAGGVAKEFNTIAVDDGIAMGHGGMLYSLPSRDLIADSVEYMVNAHCADAMVCISNCDKITPGMLMAAMRLNIPTIFVSGGPMEAGKTKLSDQLIRLDLVDAMIESADPNVSDERIDAIERSACPTCGSCSGMFTANSMNCLTEALGLSLPGNGSMLATHADRKELFLRAGREIVELCRKYYQQDDESVLPRSIATFDAFENAMSLDIAMGGSSNTVLHLLATAQEAGVDFKMEDIDRLSRVVPCLSKIAPNTNKYHMEDVHRAGGIMGLLGELDRAGLIHRHVKTVLGLTIEEQLNQYDIIRNKDEDLHKFFRAGPAGIRTTKAFSQDCRWDTVDDDRVNGCIRNVENAVTKEGGLAVLFGNIAEDGCIVKTAGVDESIWKFTGTAIVFESQEDAVAGILGGKVKEGHIVIIRYEGPKGGPGMQEMLYPTSYLKSMGLGKKCALLTDGRFSGGTSGLSIGHASPEAASGGAIALINDGDTVAIDIPNRSINLMVSDEELAARRAEMEARGDKAWQPLKREREVSFALKVFGHFATSADKGAVRDKSLLK, from the coding sequence ATGCCTATTTTACGTTCAGCGACCTCAACGCAAGGTCGTAATATGGCGGGGGCTCGTGCATTATGGCGTGCAACCGGTATGAAAGAAAATGATTTTGGTAAGCCGATTATTGCGGTGGTAAACTCATTTACCCAATTTGTGCCGGGCCACGTTCACTTAAAAGATATGGGGCAGTTGGTTGCGGCAGAAATTGAAAAAGCCGGTGGGGTAGCGAAAGAGTTTAACACCATTGCGGTTGATGACGGTATCGCAATGGGACACGGCGGAATGCTTTATTCTTTACCAAGCCGTGATTTAATTGCAGACAGCGTGGAATATATGGTGAATGCTCACTGTGCCGATGCGATGGTGTGTATCTCTAACTGCGATAAAATCACCCCGGGAATGTTAATGGCAGCAATGCGCTTAAATATTCCGACTATTTTTGTCTCTGGTGGTCCGATGGAAGCTGGAAAAACCAAACTTTCCGATCAATTAATTCGCTTAGATTTAGTCGATGCAATGATTGAAAGTGCAGACCCGAATGTGTCTGATGAACGTATTGATGCGATTGAACGTAGTGCTTGCCCGACTTGTGGTTCTTGCTCAGGTATGTTCACCGCAAACTCAATGAACTGTTTAACTGAAGCTTTAGGTTTAAGTTTACCGGGCAATGGTTCAATGTTGGCAACTCACGCTGACCGTAAAGAGCTTTTCCTAAGAGCAGGTCGTGAAATTGTGGAACTTTGCCGTAAATATTACCAACAAGACGATGAGAGCGTGTTACCTCGCTCAATCGCTACCTTCGATGCGTTTGAAAATGCAATGAGCCTTGATATTGCAATGGGTGGTTCAAGTAATACCGTGCTTCATTTACTAGCGACTGCTCAAGAAGCCGGCGTTGATTTTAAAATGGAAGATATTGACCGCCTCTCTCGTGTCGTGCCGTGCTTAAGTAAAATTGCCCCGAATACCAATAAATACCATATGGAAGACGTACACCGTGCCGGTGGAATTATGGGCTTGCTGGGCGAATTAGATCGTGCAGGTTTAATCCATCGCCACGTTAAAACAGTGCTAGGTTTAACGATAGAAGAGCAACTGAATCAATACGATATTATTCGTAATAAAGATGAAGATTTACACAAATTCTTCCGTGCAGGTCCGGCAGGAATTCGTACTACTAAGGCTTTCTCGCAAGATTGCCGTTGGGACACTGTTGATGATGACCGTGTAAACGGCTGTATTCGCAATGTGGAAAATGCCGTGACCAAAGAGGGCGGTTTAGCCGTATTATTCGGTAATATTGCAGAAGACGGCTGTATTGTTAAAACCGCAGGGGTAGATGAATCTATCTGGAAATTTACCGGTACGGCAATTGTGTTTGAAAGCCAAGAAGATGCGGTAGCGGGGATTTTAGGCGGTAAAGTGAAAGAAGGGCATATCGTAATTATTCGCTACGAAGGTCCGAAAGGCGGCCCGGGTATGCAAGAAATGCTTTATCCGACCAGTTATTTGAAATCAATGGGCTTAGGCAAAAAATGTGCCTTATTAACTGACGGTCGTTTCTCTGGAGGTACATCAGGTTTATCTATCGGACATGCCTCACCGGAAGCTGCTTCAGGCGGCGCGATTGCCTTAATTAACGATGGCGATACGGTGGCGATTGATATTCCGAATCGTTCGATTAACTTAATGGTTTCAGATGAAGAACTTGCTGCTCGCCGTGCAGAAATGGAAGCCCGTGGCGATAAAGCGTGGCAGCCGCTAAAACGTGAGCGAGAAGTGTCGTTTGCACTAAAAGTGTTTGGACATTTTGCCACCTCTGCTGATAAAGGTGCGGTGAGAGATAAATCGCTGTTAAAGTAA
- the ptsG_3 gene encoding EIICBA-Glc translates to MFKQLQQVGKAFMLPIAILPAAGLLLGIGGALSNKATVQAYPILNNPTLQGIFQIMASAGSVVFGNLALLLCIGLGIGLAKRDKGVAALAAVVGYLIMTGTISALIPLFSPETKGIDTGVIGSLVMGLITVKLHNKYHNIQLPQILGFFGGSRFVPIVTAFAAIFVGAVFFLIWPTFQNWLVSAGQGIAEMGEIGTFFYGFLMRLSGAVGLHHMIYPLFWYTELGGTEVVNGETIIGAQKIFFAQLADPTHQGLFTEGTRFFAGRFDTMMFGLPAACLAMYHAVPKARRGAIGGLFLGAALTSFITGITEPIEFMFLFVAPWLYVFHAFLDGVSFYIADLLNISIGNTFSGGVIDFTLFGILQGNENTNWLRVIIVGLPWAALYYFSFLFLIKKFNVMTPGRAEESEEVVEQQTSSLTENAHKIIAALGSASNIENVDACITRLRVAVKEVKAVDKATLKKLGAIDVLEVGGGVQAVFGAKAVLYKSEVNQILGKED, encoded by the coding sequence ATGTTCAAACAACTGCAACAAGTCGGCAAAGCTTTTATGCTGCCGATTGCGATTTTACCCGCTGCCGGTTTGCTGTTAGGAATTGGCGGCGCCTTGTCAAATAAGGCAACGGTGCAAGCCTACCCGATACTGAATAACCCGACTTTACAGGGCATTTTCCAAATTATGGCATCGGCAGGAAGCGTGGTGTTTGGCAACCTTGCCTTGCTGCTCTGTATCGGGCTGGGGATCGGGCTTGCCAAACGGGATAAAGGCGTAGCGGCACTGGCAGCGGTGGTCGGTTATTTGATTATGACCGGTACGATTTCCGCCCTCATTCCGCTGTTTTCTCCTGAAACCAAAGGGATTGATACCGGTGTGATCGGCTCGCTGGTGATGGGTTTGATTACAGTAAAACTGCATAACAAATACCACAACATTCAGCTTCCGCAAATTCTCGGCTTCTTTGGCGGCTCTCGGTTTGTACCGATTGTGACCGCCTTTGCTGCGATTTTTGTCGGGGCAGTGTTCTTTTTGATTTGGCCGACTTTCCAAAATTGGTTAGTCTCCGCAGGGCAAGGGATTGCAGAAATGGGCGAAATCGGCACCTTTTTCTACGGTTTCTTAATGCGGTTAAGCGGTGCGGTCGGCTTACACCATATGATCTACCCACTGTTTTGGTACACCGAATTGGGCGGTACAGAAGTGGTAAACGGTGAAACCATTATCGGGGCACAAAAAATCTTCTTCGCCCAACTTGCCGATCCAACCCATCAAGGCTTGTTTACCGAAGGCACACGTTTCTTTGCGGGGCGTTTCGATACGATGATGTTCGGCTTGCCTGCCGCCTGCTTAGCGATGTATCACGCTGTGCCGAAAGCCCGCCGTGGTGCGATTGGTGGTCTGTTCTTAGGTGCAGCGCTCACCTCTTTTATTACCGGCATTACCGAACCGATTGAATTTATGTTTCTGTTCGTTGCGCCGTGGCTCTATGTGTTCCACGCTTTTTTAGACGGCGTGTCGTTCTACATTGCCGACTTGCTCAACATCTCGATTGGTAACACCTTCTCCGGCGGTGTGATTGACTTCACCCTGTTCGGCATTTTGCAAGGTAACGAGAACACTAACTGGCTTCGAGTGATCATAGTCGGCTTGCCGTGGGCGGCACTTTACTACTTCTCGTTCCTATTCCTGATCAAAAAATTCAACGTAATGACACCGGGACGTGCAGAAGAGAGTGAAGAGGTAGTCGAACAACAAACCAGCTCACTGACTGAAAATGCCCATAAAATCATTGCCGCTCTTGGCTCTGCAAGTAATATCGAAAATGTCGATGCTTGTATTACCCGTCTGCGTGTGGCGGTGAAAGAGGTGAAAGCCGTGGATAAAGCCACACTGAAAAAACTCGGTGCGATTGACGTGCTGGAAGTCGGCGGCGGCGTACAAGCCGTGTTTGGGGCAAAAGCGGTGTTGTATAAGAGTGAGGTGAACCAAATTCTCGGCAAAGAGGATTAA
- the purT gene encoding Phosphoribosylglycinamide formyltransferase 2, protein MTIIGTPLRANATKVMMLGSGELGKEVVIELQRLGVEVITVDRYENAPAQQVAHRAYTISMLDGKALRELVEKEKPDFIVPEVEAIATATLVELEQEGYNVIPTAKATQLTMNREGIRRLAAEELGLKTSPYRFVDNFEQFQQAIQEIGIPCVVKPIMSSSGHGQSVVKSETDIQQAWDYSQQGGRAGGGRVIVEGFIKFDYEITQLTVRHIHGTSFLAPIGHIQVDGDYRESWQPQQMSDIALKKAQETAEKITSALGGRGIFGVELFVCGDEIIFNEVSPRPHDTGMVTMASQELSQFALHARAILGLPIPEIYHISPAASKAIVVEGISDNVRFGGLDKVLSEIGTNIRLFGKGEVNGHRRLGVILARDESTVRALEKARRAYDKLDIQL, encoded by the coding sequence ATGACAATAATCGGTACGCCCCTAAGAGCTAATGCTACAAAAGTGATGATGTTAGGTTCGGGCGAGTTGGGTAAAGAAGTGGTGATTGAACTGCAACGCTTAGGCGTAGAAGTAATTACGGTAGATCGCTATGAAAATGCCCCTGCACAGCAAGTGGCTCACCGTGCTTATACCATTTCGATGTTAGATGGGAAAGCATTACGAGAACTGGTTGAAAAAGAAAAGCCGGATTTTATTGTGCCAGAAGTGGAAGCCATCGCCACCGCAACCTTAGTTGAGTTAGAGCAAGAAGGGTATAACGTAATCCCAACGGCAAAAGCAACTCAATTAACAATGAATCGTGAAGGCATTCGCCGATTGGCAGCAGAAGAGTTGGGCTTAAAGACCTCGCCTTATCGTTTTGTGGATAATTTTGAACAGTTTCAACAAGCGATTCAAGAAATTGGGATTCCGTGCGTAGTGAAACCGATTATGTCTTCTTCCGGACACGGACAATCAGTGGTTAAATCTGAAACGGATATTCAACAGGCTTGGGATTATTCACAACAGGGCGGGCGTGCCGGCGGTGGACGTGTGATTGTAGAAGGTTTTATTAAATTTGATTATGAAATTACCCAACTTACCGTTCGCCATATTCACGGCACGTCGTTTTTAGCTCCCATCGGGCATATTCAGGTTGATGGCGATTATCGTGAATCTTGGCAACCGCAGCAAATGTCAGACATTGCATTGAAAAAAGCTCAAGAAACCGCAGAAAAAATTACCTCTGCACTAGGCGGAAGAGGCATTTTCGGTGTGGAACTTTTTGTCTGTGGCGATGAGATTATTTTTAACGAAGTCTCCCCACGTCCGCACGATACCGGAATGGTAACAATGGCATCACAAGAGCTTTCCCAATTTGCCCTACACGCCCGTGCGATTTTGGGCTTACCGATTCCGGAAATTTACCACATCAGCCCAGCAGCCTCTAAAGCGATTGTGGTTGAAGGAATCTCGGATAATGTTCGTTTTGGCGGTTTAGATAAAGTATTGTCCGAAATCGGGACGAATATCCGCTTATTCGGTAAAGGCGAAGTAAACGGACACCGCCGATTAGGCGTAATTCTTGCTCGTGATGAAAGTACAGTGAGAGCATTAGAAAAAGCTCGGCGAGCTTATGATAAGTTAGATATTCAATTATAA
- the ykgB gene encoding Inner membrane protein ykgB, translated as MSAFNNFVNFVANIVAPMQRQFINFVRIAICIVMVWIGGLKVCQYEADGIAHFVSNSPFFSYMYKKGPNLVDDGTGKMVMEYTLHKNPEGKMVAKNIEWHKENGTYTASYIIGATIVTVGLLTLSGIWFPVSGMAGGLLTFGMSIVTLSFMITTPEIWVPNLGGDMPTPAHGFPYLSAVGRLIVKDVIMMAGGLVAAAECANRILARRKAIA; from the coding sequence ATGAGTGCTTTTAACAATTTTGTTAATTTTGTTGCAAATATTGTTGCTCCGATGCAACGCCAATTTATTAACTTTGTACGTATTGCCATTTGTATCGTGATGGTTTGGATTGGTGGTTTAAAAGTCTGCCAATATGAAGCAGACGGTATTGCCCATTTTGTGTCTAATAGCCCGTTCTTTAGTTATATGTACAAAAAAGGCCCGAATTTAGTTGATGACGGCACAGGTAAAATGGTGATGGAATATACCCTTCACAAAAATCCTGAAGGCAAAATGGTGGCAAAAAACATCGAATGGCATAAAGAAAATGGCACTTATACCGCTTCTTATATCATCGGTGCAACTATTGTGACAGTTGGTTTATTAACCTTATCCGGCATTTGGTTCCCAGTTTCCGGTATGGCTGGGGGCTTACTCACTTTTGGTATGTCGATTGTTACACTCTCGTTTATGATTACCACCCCTGAAATTTGGGTGCCGAATTTAGGTGGGGATATGCCAACCCCTGCACACGGTTTCCCATATCTGTCGGCAGTCGGTCGTTTAATTGTAAAAGATGTGATTATGATGGCAGGCGGCTTGGTGGCCGCAGCGGAATGTGCAAATCGCATTTTAGCCAGACGTAAAGCGATTGCTTAA
- the pspE gene encoding Thiosulfate sulfurtransferase PspE precursor, with product MKKLAWILGFATMMPMMVNAEQASVQQVQAEKAAGIWIDVRSAEEFQQGHLKDAINLTHTEIAQRIAEVAPDKDQPINLYCRSGRRAEVALNELKKLGYSNVTNHGGYDDLIKAGLK from the coding sequence ATGAAGAAATTGGCTTGGATTTTAGGGTTTGCAACAATGATGCCAATGATGGTAAATGCTGAACAAGCATCGGTGCAGCAAGTACAAGCTGAAAAAGCAGCGGGTATTTGGATTGATGTACGTTCTGCTGAAGAATTTCAGCAAGGGCATTTAAAGGATGCAATTAATTTAACGCATACTGAAATTGCACAACGTATCGCAGAAGTTGCTCCTGATAAAGACCAACCAATTAATCTTTATTGTCGTTCAGGGCGCAGAGCGGAAGTAGCTCTGAATGAGCTCAAAAAATTAGGTTACAGCAATGTAACTAATCATGGTGGTTATGACGATCTGATTAAAGCCGGGTTGAAATAG
- a CDS encoding alkylhydroperoxidase AhpD family core domain, whose protein sequence is MSSFQNWTEHTAHVKQSFGKLGQKHPKMLEAYKALGTAAAAEALDHKTRELIALAVAITTRCESCISVHAEEAAKAGATESEIAGALATAIALNAGAAYTYALRALEAVEEQK, encoded by the coding sequence ATGTCTTCATTCCAAAATTGGACAGAACACACAGCTCACGTTAAGCAATCTTTTGGTAAATTAGGGCAAAAACACCCTAAAATGCTTGAAGCTTATAAAGCATTAGGTACAGCGGCCGCAGCGGAAGCATTAGATCACAAAACTCGTGAATTAATTGCATTAGCAGTAGCGATTACAACACGTTGTGAAAGTTGCATCAGTGTACACGCAGAAGAAGCGGCAAAAGCAGGTGCAACCGAAAGCGAAATTGCCGGTGCATTAGCGACTGCGATTGCATTAAATGCAGGTGCAGCTTATACCTATGCTTTACGTGCATTAGAAGCGGTAGAAGAGCAAAAATAA
- the tetD gene encoding DNA-binding transcriptional regulator AraC, with protein sequence MDILDRLLAFAQISAGISVKCQLQGDWQLENPHQTGQAIAHIISYGQAYLQHNGKTHHLKQGDIVFFPRFADHTLRSQIQPLTSKNAVNHEQLGAFTLTQAGLSQSECDMFCLHFYYDHQAELMESLPEMIVFQVAETPLKAMLDILKQEAEIPNLAVKSVVNSLAVVILTMILREHLVNHNNQLFGILKGWQDLRLRPLIKAILLNPEHEWQVDDMAAFIHLSRAQLVRLFNKHLCISPHAFVHKIRLQKAAMLLKSQAGSVLSIALSCGFQSEPHFITAFKKQYCVTPSQYRQLNP encoded by the coding sequence ATGGATATATTAGATAGGCTTCTAGCTTTCGCTCAAATCTCAGCCGGAATCAGTGTGAAATGTCAGTTACAGGGAGATTGGCAACTTGAGAATCCGCATCAAACCGGACAAGCAATCGCTCATATCATCAGCTATGGGCAAGCTTATCTACAACATAATGGGAAAACCCATCACCTTAAACAGGGAGATATTGTATTTTTCCCCAGATTTGCCGATCATACATTACGTAGTCAAATACAGCCTTTGACCAGCAAAAATGCGGTAAACCATGAACAATTGGGTGCATTTACACTCACCCAAGCAGGACTTTCTCAATCAGAATGCGATATGTTCTGCCTCCATTTTTATTATGACCATCAAGCCGAATTAATGGAAAGCTTACCTGAAATGATCGTATTTCAAGTTGCCGAGACACCATTAAAAGCAATGTTAGATATTCTAAAACAAGAAGCAGAAATACCTAATTTAGCCGTAAAATCTGTGGTTAACTCGCTCGCTGTTGTTATTTTAACGATGATCTTACGAGAACATCTAGTTAACCATAACAATCAGTTATTCGGTATTTTAAAAGGTTGGCAAGACTTACGCTTAAGACCTTTGATAAAAGCTATTTTGCTTAATCCCGAACACGAATGGCAAGTCGATGATATGGCAGCATTTATCCATCTTTCTCGCGCCCAGTTAGTCCGCTTATTTAACAAACATTTATGTATTAGCCCACATGCTTTTGTACACAAAATCAGGCTACAAAAAGCAGCAATGCTGCTCAAAAGCCAAGCTGGGTCGGTATTAAGTATCGCCTTATCTTGCGGCTTCCAATCCGAGCCGCATTTTATTACCGCCTTTAAAAAGCAATATTGCGTAACACCCAGCCAATATCGGCAATTAAATCCATAG
- the yaaH gene encoding Inner membrane protein yaaH, with product MSAPNSGTNPAPLGLCGFALTTFLLSLINNGTFSGENVGLVLAMGFAFGGTAQMIAGMFEFAKGNTFGFTAFTSYGAFWWSFALFKVFFAANVSAEFVGWYLVAWGTFTLMMFIGTLAKARALQAIFLSLTITFYLLAAGDFTHDTTLTNIGGNFGLLTAFLAFYLAAADIINESFGKTVLPIGEPK from the coding sequence ATGTCAGCTCCAAATTCAGGAACTAACCCGGCTCCGCTCGGTTTATGCGGTTTTGCACTTACTACATTTTTACTAAGCCTAATTAACAACGGTACATTCAGCGGTGAAAACGTAGGTTTAGTTTTAGCAATGGGATTTGCTTTCGGTGGCACAGCACAAATGATTGCAGGTATGTTTGAATTTGCTAAAGGTAACACATTCGGTTTTACTGCATTTACTAGCTATGGTGCATTCTGGTGGTCTTTTGCGTTATTTAAAGTATTCTTTGCAGCGAATGTATCAGCAGAGTTCGTTGGTTGGTACTTAGTAGCTTGGGGAACATTCACACTCATGATGTTCATCGGCACATTAGCAAAAGCCCGTGCATTACAAGCTATTTTCTTAAGCTTAACTATTACATTCTACCTATTGGCCGCTGGCGATTTCACTCATGACACCACCCTAACTAACATTGGTGGTAACTTCGGTTTATTAACCGCATTCTTAGCGTTCTACTTAGCTGCTGCGGATATTATTAATGAAAGTTTTGGTAAGACTGTTTTACCAATCGGTGAACCAAAATAA